The Thermoproteales archaeon genome contains a region encoding:
- a CDS encoding ABC transporter ATP-binding protein — MVLMEIQNLKTYYFLPDYVIKAVDGVSMKIEEGEIIGLVGESGSGKSTLGLSILKLVPPPGRIVDGHILFEGLDLTTLGEEEIEKIRGAKISMVFQDPLTSLDPLMRVGDQLVETILAHRDVSKEEAVKMAKEYLEMVGIPRDRFYDYPHQFSGGMRQRAMIAMAVSTQPKLLIADEPTTALDVIVQAQIMRLFEKLRDELNLSIILITHDISVAMEIADKIGVMYAGQLVEFASSYEIYKNPLHPYTKGLMEAVPNIELEDMKLNYIPGNPPDLFNLPSGCRFHPRCSRVMEACKSREAKETWVDNHMVRCLLYE; from the coding sequence ATGGTTCTGATGGAAATACAAAATCTCAAAACGTATTACTTCCTTCCTGACTATGTGATAAAAGCAGTTGACGGAGTCTCGATGAAAATCGAGGAAGGCGAGATTATAGGCTTGGTAGGCGAATCTGGCTCGGGAAAATCGACGCTTGGGCTATCTATACTAAAGCTTGTTCCTCCTCCTGGAAGAATAGTGGATGGGCATATTTTATTCGAGGGTTTAGATTTGACGACTCTAGGGGAGGAGGAAATTGAGAAGATTAGAGGCGCTAAAATTTCAATGGTATTCCAGGATCCTTTGACCTCGCTGGACCCTCTAATGCGGGTTGGTGATCAGCTTGTAGAAACTATACTCGCGCATCGTGATGTTTCGAAAGAAGAAGCTGTCAAAATGGCTAAAGAGTATTTAGAAATGGTGGGTATTCCAAGAGATAGGTTTTACGATTATCCCCACCAGTTTAGCGGTGGTATGAGGCAGAGAGCAATGATTGCCATGGCTGTTTCAACCCAGCCTAAGCTTTTAATAGCTGACGAGCCGACCACGGCCTTAGATGTTATAGTTCAAGCTCAGATAATGAGATTGTTCGAAAAGCTTCGAGATGAACTAAATCTTTCAATAATATTAATCACTCACGATATAAGCGTCGCTATGGAAATAGCAGATAAGATAGGAGTGATGTATGCTGGGCAGCTTGTGGAATTTGCTTCAAGCTATGAAATTTATAAAAATCCGCTGCATCCATACACTAAAGGCTTGATGGAAGCAGTTCCAAATATAGAGCTTGAAGATATGAAGCTAAACTATATTCCCGGCAATCCTCCTGACCTATTCAATCTACCAAGCGGATGTAGATTCCATCCACGGTGTAGTCGTGTTATGGAAGCTTGTAAAAGTAGAGAGGCAAAGGAAACTTGGGTAGATAATCACATGGTGAGGTGTTTGCTATATGAGTGA
- a CDS encoding ABC transporter ATP-binding protein gives MSEIIRVEDLVKYFPVERSFIERLLTRERKWVHAVDGISFTIRKGEIFTIAGETGCGKTTTGRLILRLIDPTSGRIFFDNIEITKLRGSQLRPLRRRIQPIFQDPYASLNPRMKIGDAVKHPLEIHGIAEGKEAKEMALDMLAKVGLVPPERFYNTYPRDLSGGQRQRVAIARAMILKPEFIVADEPVSMIDVSLKASILKLMLQFKEELGLTYLFITHELAVAKYISDRIAIMYLGKIVELGPARDILTEPKHPYTKALLAAVPVPNPERRGRGIPIRGEVPPSPIEIPEGCRFNPRCPYADEICKKEEPKLQEVSPGHLVACHFVEEIS, from the coding sequence ATGAGTGAGATTATACGCGTGGAAGATTTGGTAAAGTATTTTCCGGTAGAGCGTAGCTTTATAGAGCGCCTACTTACCCGCGAAAGAAAGTGGGTTCACGCAGTAGATGGAATATCCTTCACCATTAGAAAAGGAGAAATATTCACTATTGCGGGAGAAACTGGCTGTGGTAAAACCACGACAGGACGATTAATACTACGCTTAATAGACCCAACATCCGGTAGAATATTCTTTGATAATATTGAAATAACTAAGCTTCGTGGATCCCAGTTAAGGCCTTTAAGGCGTAGAATTCAGCCCATATTCCAAGACCCCTATGCTTCGCTTAATCCTAGAATGAAAATAGGCGACGCCGTTAAGCATCCACTAGAGATACATGGCATAGCGGAGGGAAAGGAAGCTAAGGAAATGGCATTGGATATGCTGGCTAAAGTTGGCTTAGTTCCTCCTGAAAGATTCTATAACACTTATCCTAGGGATTTAAGCGGCGGTCAGAGGCAGAGAGTGGCTATAGCGAGAGCTATGATTCTCAAGCCAGAGTTCATCGTGGCTGACGAGCCTGTATCCATGATAGACGTGTCGTTGAAAGCTTCTATACTTAAGCTAATGCTGCAATTTAAAGAGGAACTTGGTTTAACCTACCTGTTCATTACGCATGAGCTTGCTGTAGCCAAGTATATAAGCGATAGAATAGCAATCATGTATCTTGGCAAGATAGTAGAGCTCGGCCCAGCCAGGGATATTCTCACAGAGCCTAAACACCCGTATACTAAAGCTCTTCTCGCAGCAGTTCCCGTCCCAAATCCAGAGAGGAGAGGCAGAGGTATACCGATCCGAGGCGAAGTTCCTCCATCGCCCATAGAAATACCAGAGGGTTGCCGCTTTAATCCCAGATGCCCATATGCGGACGAGATATGCAAGAAAGAAGAACCAAAACTGCAAGAGGTTAGCCCAGGGCATCTAGTGGCATGCCACTTTGTCGAAGAAATAAGCTAA